The Halogranum gelatinilyticum genome contains a region encoding:
- a CDS encoding mannose-1-phosphate guanylyltransferase gives MDRPLVALVLAGGTGTRLYPASRSHRPKQFLSLVGDDSLLSQTVARADFADHVFVSTRPDFADDVADHAPDAEVITEPVAKDTGPALVYATHRIREEVGDCVVLVLPSDHTVSGEFQAVAETGTRVASETGALVTFGVDPSRPDTGYGYIEPGASRDLAGETYFDLAAFHEKPDAETAGEYVDAGYYWNAGIFAWTPDALLSAARDSPLELLVDALDAGDEAEGFEAVPEVSIDYAVMERAEDAAVVPAGFDWDDLGSWDALERVLDADDAGNVALGESLTVDAADNVVVADGARVSLVGVSDLAVVAWDDRVLVVPKAEAQRVREVVSILKENGSF, from the coding sequence ATGGACCGTCCGCTCGTCGCGCTCGTGCTCGCCGGTGGCACCGGCACGCGTCTCTACCCGGCCAGCCGCTCGCATCGACCCAAACAGTTCCTCTCGCTCGTCGGCGACGACTCGCTCCTGAGCCAGACCGTCGCCCGCGCGGACTTCGCCGACCACGTCTTCGTCTCGACGCGACCCGACTTCGCCGACGACGTGGCCGACCACGCCCCCGACGCCGAGGTCATCACCGAACCCGTCGCCAAGGACACCGGTCCCGCGCTGGTCTACGCGACTCACCGGATTCGCGAGGAAGTCGGCGACTGCGTCGTCCTCGTGTTGCCGAGTGACCACACCGTGTCCGGTGAGTTTCAGGCGGTCGCCGAGACGGGTACTCGCGTCGCCAGCGAGACCGGCGCGCTCGTCACCTTCGGGGTCGACCCCAGTCGACCCGACACGGGCTACGGCTACATCGAACCCGGTGCGTCCCGAGACCTCGCCGGTGAAACCTACTTCGACCTCGCCGCGTTCCACGAGAAGCCGGACGCCGAGACGGCAGGAGAGTACGTCGACGCGGGCTACTACTGGAACGCGGGTATCTTCGCGTGGACGCCCGATGCACTCCTCTCGGCCGCTCGGGACTCGCCGCTGGAGCTGCTTGTAGACGCGCTCGACGCGGGCGACGAGGCCGAGGGCTTCGAGGCTGTCCCCGAGGTGAGCATCGACTACGCGGTGATGGAGCGCGCCGAGGACGCAGCGGTCGTCCCCGCGGGCTTCGACTGGGACGACCTCGGCTCGTGGGACGCCCTGGAGCGAGTTCTCGACGCGGACGACGCGGGCAACGTCGCGCTCGGCGAGAGCCTCACCGTCGACGCCGCGGACAACGTGGTCGTCGCCGACGGGGCGCGCGTCTCACTGGTCGGCGTCTCGGATCTCGCGGTCGTCGCGTGGGACGACCGGGTGCTGGTCGTGCCGAAAGCAGAGGCCCAGCGCGTCCGCGAGGTCGTGTCGATACTGAAAGAGAACGGCTCCTTCTAA
- a CDS encoding DUF7504 family protein, which yields MATHIPASDGHSALEDAASVLFLAPSISSQEDEVCTSLLRSDDAAQENLLWVSYTKSPDAQLRRWREHGHGQPANLGIVSVGESTRSAAASAGGGGSTAGPVESVASPNDLTGLGIRLNEYLHRWDGNDCQTRVCFDSLTAMLQYVDIETAYEFLHILTGRLYGVDAVAHFHMDPSAHDEQTVERIASLCDAVVDITGDDRVVRSR from the coding sequence TTGGCAACACACATACCGGCGTCGGACGGCCACAGCGCGCTCGAGGATGCAGCCAGTGTCCTCTTTCTCGCGCCGTCGATCTCGTCGCAGGAAGACGAGGTCTGTACCAGCCTGCTTCGCTCCGACGACGCCGCACAGGAGAACCTGCTGTGGGTGTCGTACACGAAATCCCCCGACGCGCAGCTTCGTCGCTGGCGCGAGCACGGCCACGGCCAACCGGCCAACCTCGGCATCGTGAGCGTCGGCGAGTCGACGCGGTCGGCCGCAGCGAGCGCGGGTGGCGGCGGTTCCACCGCTGGCCCGGTCGAAAGCGTTGCCAGCCCGAACGACCTCACCGGACTCGGAATCAGGCTCAACGAATATCTCCACCGCTGGGACGGCAACGACTGCCAGACCCGGGTCTGTTTCGACTCGCTGACTGCGATGCTCCAGTACGTCGATATCGAGACCGCCTACGAGTTCCTCCACATTCTCACCGGCCGGCTCTACGGCGTCGACGCCGTCGCGCACTTCCACATGGACCCCAGCGCGCACGACGAGCAGACCGTCGAGCGGATCGCGTCGCTCTGTGACGCCGTCGTCGACATCACCGGCGACGACCGGGTCGTCCGCTCGCGGTAG
- a CDS encoding minichromosome maintenance protein MCM translates to MAQAQNQELTERFIQFYRNYYRDAIGQLAQKYPNEQRSLYIDYDDLYRFDPDLAEDFLNQPDQLREYAEEALRLYDLPADVKLGKAHVRLRNIDRAVDIRSIRVHDDHIGKLIAVSGIVRKATDVRPKITEAAFECQRCGTMTYIPQSDGNFQEPHECQGCERQGPFRVNFDQSEFIDSQKIRVQESPEGLRGGETPQAIDIDLEDDITGRVTAGDHVTVTGVLHIEQQKSGQEKSAIFDLYMDGMSITVEDEEFEDMEITDEDKQQIIEISNRENIYEDMVASVAPAIYGYDEEKMAMILQLFSGVTKHLPDGSRIRGDLHMLLIGDPGTGKSQMLSYIQNIAPRSVYTSGKGSSSAGLTAAAVRDDFGDGQQWTLEAGALVLADKGIAAVDELDKMRPEDRSAMHEALEQQKISISKAGINATLKSRCSLLGAANPKYGRFDQYEPIGEQIDLEPALISRFDLIFTVTDQPDPEHDGKLADHILKTNYAGELNTQRTHVPTSKFTEEEVNSVTEEVAPEIDAELLRKYIAFSKRNCYPTMTEEAKAAIREFYVDLRAKGADEDAPVPVTARKLEALVRLAEASARVRLSDEVSEEDATRVIEIVRSCLQDIGVDPETGQFDADVVETGTSKSQRDRIKTLKQLISEIEEEFEEGAPVDEVLDRADEIGMGRDKAEGEIEKLRRKGEVYEPKTDHLRTT, encoded by the coding sequence ATGGCTCAGGCACAGAATCAGGAGTTGACCGAGCGTTTCATCCAGTTCTACCGGAACTACTACCGGGACGCCATCGGTCAGCTCGCCCAAAAATACCCCAACGAGCAACGCTCGCTCTACATCGACTACGACGACCTCTACCGGTTCGACCCCGACCTCGCGGAGGACTTCCTCAACCAGCCCGACCAGCTCCGCGAGTACGCCGAAGAGGCACTCCGGCTCTACGACCTGCCCGCGGACGTCAAACTCGGCAAGGCACACGTCCGCCTGCGAAACATCGACCGCGCCGTCGACATCCGTTCGATCCGCGTCCACGACGACCACATCGGCAAGCTCATCGCCGTCTCCGGTATCGTCCGCAAGGCCACGGACGTCCGGCCCAAGATCACGGAAGCCGCCTTCGAGTGCCAGCGCTGTGGGACGATGACCTACATCCCTCAATCGGACGGCAACTTCCAGGAACCCCACGAGTGTCAGGGCTGTGAGCGACAGGGACCGTTCCGGGTCAACTTCGACCAGTCGGAGTTCATCGACTCCCAGAAGATTCGGGTCCAGGAGAGTCCGGAGGGACTCCGCGGCGGCGAGACGCCGCAGGCCATCGACATCGACCTCGAAGACGACATCACCGGAAGAGTCACCGCCGGCGACCACGTCACCGTCACGGGCGTCCTCCACATCGAACAGCAGAAGAGCGGCCAGGAGAAGTCCGCCATCTTCGATCTCTACATGGACGGGATGTCCATCACCGTCGAGGACGAGGAGTTCGAGGACATGGAGATCACCGACGAGGACAAGCAACAAATAATCGAGATCTCCAACCGCGAGAACATCTACGAGGACATGGTCGCCTCCGTCGCCCCCGCCATCTACGGCTACGACGAGGAGAAGATGGCCATGATCCTCCAGCTGTTCTCGGGCGTCACCAAACATCTCCCCGACGGCTCCCGCATCCGTGGCGACCTCCATATGCTCCTCATCGGTGACCCCGGTACCGGGAAGTCCCAGATGCTTTCGTACATCCAGAACATCGCTCCCCGCTCGGTCTACACCTCCGGTAAGGGTTCCTCCTCGGCCGGTCTCACCGCCGCCGCCGTCCGCGACGACTTCGGCGACGGCCAGCAGTGGACGCTCGAAGCGGGCGCGCTCGTCCTCGCCGACAAGGGGATCGCGGCGGTCGACGAGCTGGACAAGATGCGTCCCGAGGACCGCTCGGCGATGCACGAGGCACTGGAGCAGCAGAAGATCTCGATCTCGAAGGCCGGTATCAACGCGACGCTGAAGTCCCGGTGTTCGCTCTTGGGTGCGGCGAACCCCAAATACGGCAGATTCGACCAGTACGAGCCCATCGGCGAGCAGATCGACCTCGAACCCGCACTCATCTCGCGGTTCGACCTCATCTTCACCGTCACCGACCAGCCCGACCCCGAACACGACGGCAAGCTCGCCGACCACATCCTGAAGACGAACTACGCGGGTGAGCTGAACACCCAGCGGACGCACGTGCCGACGTCCAAGTTCACCGAGGAGGAGGTCAACTCCGTCACCGAGGAGGTCGCCCCCGAGATCGACGCCGAACTCCTCCGGAAATATATCGCGTTCTCGAAGCGCAACTGCTACCCGACGATGACCGAGGAGGCCAAGGCGGCCATCCGCGAGTTCTACGTCGACCTCCGCGCGAAGGGTGCCGACGAGGACGCGCCGGTCCCCGTGACCGCCCGAAAGCTCGAAGCACTCGTCCGCCTCGCCGAGGCGAGTGCCCGCGTCCGGCTCTCCGACGAGGTGTCCGAGGAGGACGCGACCCGCGTCATCGAGATCGTCCGGTCGTGTCTGCAGGACATCGGTGTCGACCCCGAGACGGGCCAGTTCGACGCCGACGTCGTCGAGACAGGCACCTCCAAGAGCCAGCGTGACCGCATCAAGACCCTCAAACAGCTCATCAGCGAGATCGAAGAGGAGTTCGAAGAGGGCGCGCCGGTCGACGAGGTGCTCGACCGCGCCGACGAGATCGGCATGGGCCGCGACAAGGCAGAGGGCGAGATCGAGAAGCTCCGGCGGAAGGGCGAAGTCTACGAACCGAAGACCGACCATCTCCGCACGACCTGA
- a CDS encoding DUF7854 family protein translates to MDRISALRNVEDALRAFERGEADLAATEEQVLTVLRTYATEFGDDPRAAYRASGDEAVDGTVVVASSEPEARARVQELREVDDARFELRRIE, encoded by the coding sequence ATGGACCGCATCTCCGCCCTCCGGAACGTCGAGGACGCGCTCCGCGCGTTCGAGCGCGGCGAGGCCGACCTCGCGGCGACCGAGGAGCAGGTGCTCACCGTCCTGCGGACCTACGCGACTGAGTTCGGCGACGACCCGCGGGCGGCCTACCGCGCGAGCGGCGACGAGGCCGTCGACGGAACCGTCGTCGTCGCCAGCTCCGAGCCGGAAGCACGGGCCCGCGTTCAGGAACTCCGAGAGGTCGACGACGCCCGCTTCGAGCTTCGACGCATCGAGTGA
- a CDS encoding SDR family oxidoreductase, with amino-acid sequence MDLGLADDVALVTASSAGLGYGSAEALADADANVVICGRDAEKLATAETALEGVGTGRVVGVEADITDPDSIENLVEVAVDEFGGIDHLVTSAGGVPPGTFDDTTEKQWYGAYDMLVMSVVWTVREAAPYLKESDAGTVTCITSTSVEEAIDGLVLSNAVRRGVIGLVKTLAREYAPEVRANAVLPGAHETARIEELVEDSVDRGEYDSYDEGLRSWADDIPLGRVGDPRELGDVVAFLASRRASFVNGVALPVDGGRLRS; translated from the coding sequence ATGGACTTAGGACTCGCAGACGACGTCGCACTCGTCACCGCAAGCTCGGCCGGACTGGGCTACGGCAGTGCCGAAGCACTCGCCGACGCAGACGCCAACGTGGTCATCTGCGGCCGCGACGCCGAGAAGCTCGCGACCGCCGAGACGGCACTCGAAGGCGTGGGCACCGGCCGCGTCGTCGGCGTCGAAGCCGACATCACCGACCCCGACAGCATCGAGAACCTCGTCGAAGTCGCCGTCGACGAGTTCGGCGGCATCGACCATCTCGTCACTTCCGCGGGCGGCGTCCCGCCGGGTACCTTCGACGACACCACCGAGAAGCAGTGGTACGGCGCGTACGACATGCTCGTGATGAGCGTCGTCTGGACGGTCCGAGAGGCCGCTCCGTATCTCAAAGAGAGCGACGCAGGTACCGTGACCTGCATCACCTCGACGAGCGTCGAGGAGGCCATCGACGGGCTGGTGCTCTCGAACGCCGTTCGCCGTGGCGTCATCGGTCTCGTGAAGACGCTCGCTCGCGAGTACGCCCCCGAAGTGCGGGCCAACGCAGTCCTGCCCGGCGCGCACGAGACAGCGCGAATAGAGGAACTCGTCGAGGACTCCGTCGACCGCGGCGAGTACGACAGCTACGACGAGGGGCTGCGGAGTTGGGCCGACGATATCCCGCTGGGCCGCGTCGGCGACCCGCGCGAACTCGGCGACGTCGTCGCCTTCCTCGCCAGCCGCCGGGCGAGCTTCGTCAACGGCGTCGCGCTGCCCGTCGACGGCGGCCGCCTGCGGAGCTGA
- a CDS encoding lysylphosphatidylglycerol synthase domain-containing protein, with protein sequence MRRVIRFLVGALLGLGALVGYLAFVGVDSVVSRATAIAPWAAAAVLALVVAEGLADAIGVWASIRPLGRGLSAGQSVQFAMAGDFFDTLSPAGPVSSEPIMARFIGVTTETTYSEALGVRSVAKYVKSGAQLLVSTALGLLVLVGGTTPQYVLLTLGGAVVGLVVLGGLLLYSRSLLSRLFVVVLTPVVALVSSLYREEAHGRSVVVDAVERFWERIVQFRTAPELLVLVALGGVLEQLLTAAALWVALAGTGTTVALLPILVVIPLPQVASVVPIPGSIGAYDILLGGALVAMTGAPAAGAAAAVLVVRTMTLPFGLSVGGVCVAFLRGWRP encoded by the coding sequence ATGCGGCGAGTCATACGGTTTCTGGTCGGGGCGTTGCTCGGTCTCGGCGCGCTCGTCGGCTATCTCGCGTTCGTCGGCGTCGACAGCGTCGTCTCGCGGGCGACGGCCATCGCGCCGTGGGCGGCCGCGGCCGTCCTCGCGCTCGTCGTCGCCGAGGGACTCGCCGACGCTATCGGCGTCTGGGCCTCGATCCGGCCGCTCGGCCGGGGGCTCTCCGCCGGACAGAGCGTCCAGTTCGCGATGGCCGGCGACTTCTTCGACACGCTCTCGCCCGCCGGGCCGGTGAGTTCCGAGCCCATCATGGCGCGCTTCATCGGCGTCACGACGGAGACGACCTACAGCGAGGCACTCGGCGTCCGCTCGGTCGCGAAGTACGTCAAATCCGGCGCGCAGTTGCTCGTCTCGACCGCGTTGGGCCTGCTCGTCCTCGTCGGCGGGACGACGCCGCAGTACGTGCTTCTCACGCTCGGTGGAGCTGTCGTGGGACTCGTCGTTCTCGGAGGACTGCTGCTCTACTCGCGGTCACTCCTGTCGCGGCTGTTCGTCGTTGTTCTCACTCCTGTCGTCGCGCTCGTCTCCTCGCTCTACCGCGAGGAGGCCCACGGTCGGAGCGTCGTCGTCGACGCGGTCGAACGGTTCTGGGAGCGTATCGTCCAGTTCCGGACTGCACCCGAACTCCTCGTGCTCGTCGCACTCGGCGGCGTGCTCGAACAGCTGCTCACCGCGGCCGCGCTGTGGGTCGCGCTGGCCGGGACGGGGACGACGGTGGCTCTCCTGCCCATTTTGGTCGTGATTCCGCTGCCGCAGGTCGCGAGCGTCGTCCCGATTCCGGGGAGCATCGGCGCGTACGACATCCTCCTGGGTGGGGCGTTGGTGGCGATGACCGGCGCGCCAGCGGCGGGTGCGGCGGCAGCGGTGTTGGTGGTACGGACGATGACGCTGCCGTTCGGGTTGTCTGTTGGTGGGGTTTGCGTGGCCTTCCTCCGTGGCTGGAGACCGTGA
- a CDS encoding DUF7856 family protein — MRRADESRRRVEGVEGVDLRDEDVDLRDEDVAPDTVLAAVRGERERPPSLRHGRLSGFEHTETPETPDAPPIPEIPASHDVLGHVDGDLQPSLRVWLAAAARSVGREPPQRAAYDDVRAALDDLVVPDVDVAAARRRVAEAGAEEARLREELATLRGRLQARRETDAPTEGVAAELAETATRLSEVETERVAAEQTLDRREAAAREAREKREQQLELEDRAANLRRAMRESLAAAVAPAFADAVASVAAVDCLSVAVETPPPTEGIADPGAYDGPDALAQLAAVRVADLDTPVVVSAAVADDADSVTDDADSAADDSVADAIAEVLGTPVVLL, encoded by the coding sequence ATGAGGCGCGCCGACGAGTCGCGGCGGCGGGTTGAGGGGGTCGAGGGCGTCGACCTCCGCGACGAGGACGTCGACCTCCGCGACGAGGACGTCGCGCCCGACACCGTCCTCGCCGCGGTCCGCGGCGAGCGTGAGCGACCGCCGTCGCTGCGACACGGCCGTCTGTCGGGTTTCGAGCATACCGAAACGCCCGAAACCCCCGATGCTCCCCCAATTCCTGAAATCCCCGCCAGCCACGACGTGCTCGGCCACGTCGACGGCGACCTCCAGCCGTCGCTCCGTGTGTGGCTGGCGGCGGCTGCACGGTCGGTGGGTCGCGAGCCGCCGCAGCGGGCCGCGTACGACGACGTTCGGGCCGCACTCGACGACCTCGTCGTCCCGGACGTCGACGTGGCCGCCGCGCGTCGCCGGGTCGCCGAGGCGGGTGCCGAGGAGGCTCGCCTCCGGGAGGAGCTGGCGACGCTCCGCGGCCGACTCCAGGCACGCCGCGAGACGGACGCACCGACCGAGGGGGTCGCTGCCGAACTCGCCGAGACCGCGACCCGGCTCTCGGAGGTCGAGACCGAGCGCGTCGCGGCCGAACAGACGCTCGACCGCAGAGAGGCGGCGGCGCGCGAGGCCCGCGAGAAGCGAGAACAGCAGCTCGAACTCGAAGACAGAGCGGCCAACCTCCGTCGGGCGATGCGCGAGTCGCTCGCCGCGGCGGTCGCCCCCGCCTTCGCCGACGCTGTCGCCAGCGTCGCCGCCGTCGACTGCCTCTCGGTGGCCGTGGAGACTCCTCCCCCGACGGAGGGCATCGCCGACCCTGGCGCGTACGACGGTCCCGACGCCCTGGCCCAACTCGCGGCCGTCCGCGTCGCCGACCTCGACACGCCGGTCGTCGTCTCGGCGGCCGTCGCTGACGACGCCGATTCAGTTACCGACGACGCTGACTCGGCTGCTGACGACAGCGTCGCCGACGCCATCGCCGAGGTGCTGGGGACGCCCGTCGTCCTGCTGTGA
- a CDS encoding DUF7847 domain-containing protein: MEALSTLRPAAAALRRNPVLFVVPAVLALLQLPQLVVQTVSPFVGGIVSLLLSGVMLLALPFLQAGLIAMAHEALDGQTRLATLVAAGKEYYIPVFLAFGVLFVCNLVVFGLVFVGVFVAVVVGLAQPGSSTALFLVLGLAGLVLFGLYLLVVFFLQFYVQAIVLDDLGPFAGLKRSASVVRSHLGDTFVYSLVGGGIGALFGLFGAVFSILLTSSVATTPTPTPLADVYGPLADVSLSLPLLVVGFLALVLLTTLFGGFFGTYSVAFYRAIRPTAA, from the coding sequence ATGGAAGCCCTCTCGACCCTCCGTCCAGCCGCCGCCGCACTCCGACGCAACCCCGTGTTGTTCGTCGTGCCCGCCGTCCTCGCGCTCCTCCAGCTCCCACAGCTCGTCGTCCAGACCGTGAGTCCCTTCGTCGGCGGCATCGTGTCGCTGCTGTTGAGCGGTGTGATGCTGCTCGCGCTACCGTTCCTCCAAGCGGGGCTCATCGCCATGGCTCACGAGGCGCTCGACGGGCAGACGCGGCTGGCGACGCTCGTCGCTGCCGGGAAAGAGTACTACATCCCGGTTTTCCTCGCCTTCGGTGTGTTGTTCGTCTGCAACCTGGTGGTCTTCGGACTCGTCTTCGTCGGCGTGTTCGTCGCCGTCGTCGTCGGTCTCGCCCAGCCCGGCTCGAGCACGGCGCTCTTTCTCGTACTCGGCCTCGCCGGCCTCGTGCTCTTCGGTCTCTATCTGCTCGTCGTCTTCTTCCTGCAGTTCTACGTGCAGGCCATCGTCCTCGACGACCTCGGCCCGTTCGCCGGGCTGAAGCGGAGCGCCAGCGTGGTTCGGAGCCACCTCGGCGACACTTTCGTCTACTCGCTCGTCGGGGGCGGCATCGGCGCGCTGTTCGGGCTCTTCGGCGCGGTCTTCTCGATTCTCCTGACCTCGTCGGTGGCGACGACCCCCACACCGACGCCGCTGGCTGACGTGTACGGCCCGCTCGCGGACGTCAGCCTCTCACTGCCGCTCCTCGTCGTCGGCTTCCTCGCGCTCGTCCTCTTGACGACCCTCTTCGGCGGCTTCTTCGGGACGTATTCGGTCGCGTTCTACCGCGCGATTCGGCCGACTGCGGCCTGA
- a CDS encoding DUF7857 domain-containing protein, which translates to MDFEWTTEHVDGVTLVGVRLANETPTDRRIRLANRLDGPVLPPRRHGVPETGWEGEHYETVVPAGDRVAVGYACPAAVADPPVELVADERAPDAAPTPDGDSSAAAVVRRFGRAEPPRDAVPTPERIDARPADGMPDGDTSDGSDSPGVADIRRCDAVDAADVADPADVADSTDVADGTDASDTELPDAVSAWLDAVATRIERAETLTEPSVPEATATLAEMGGLDAVADLPETVADDAEQLRAVASRAEVLAERAESTEVDLAPLRRLA; encoded by the coding sequence ATGGACTTCGAGTGGACGACGGAGCACGTCGACGGCGTGACGCTCGTCGGCGTCCGGCTGGCGAACGAGACACCGACCGACCGCCGGATCCGGCTGGCGAACCGCCTCGATGGCCCGGTGTTGCCGCCGCGTCGCCACGGCGTGCCCGAGACCGGGTGGGAGGGAGAGCACTACGAGACAGTCGTCCCCGCGGGCGACCGTGTAGCCGTCGGCTACGCCTGTCCGGCAGCCGTCGCCGACCCGCCCGTGGAACTCGTCGCCGACGAGCGAGCACCGGACGCCGCACCGACTCCCGACGGGGACTCCTCGGCTGCGGCCGTCGTCCGGCGGTTCGGCCGTGCCGAGCCACCGCGTGACGCCGTGCCGACGCCGGAGCGTATCGACGCCCGGCCTGCTGACGGGATGCCCGACGGCGACACGTCCGACGGGTCTGACAGCCCCGGTGTCGCCGATATCCGGCGGTGCGATGCTGTCGATGCTGCCGACGTTGCCGACCCTGCCGACGTTGCTGACAGTACCGACGTTGCCGACGGTACGGACGCGTCTGACACAGAACTCCCCGACGCGGTTTCGGCGTGGCTGGACGCCGTGGCCACGCGCATTGAACGCGCCGAGACCCTGACCGAGCCGTCCGTCCCGGAGGCGACTGCGACGCTCGCCGAGATGGGTGGTCTCGACGCGGTCGCCGACCTGCCCGAGACGGTCGCCGACGACGCCGAGCAGTTGCGTGCCGTCGCCAGCCGCGCTGAGGTACTCGCCGAGCGCGCCGAGTCGACGGAGGTCGACCTCGCCCCACTCCGGAGGCTGGCGTGA
- a CDS encoding MinD/ParA family ATP-binding protein yields MILAVTGGKGGVGKSTVAYNLGAALDAVVVDADLGMADLPGGHGPDLHDVLAGRADAVEAVREGPVRLLPCGRSLAGARAADVTELVAAVQAVDREYGEVVLDCPAGMRADAGVPLAVADAAVVVASPRPFALADAVRTRELARELDAPLVGVVVNRAVDEPPVETIAETLGAPVTTLPADPRVGESVSEEKPVVDVAPDSRAAAGISELEAAVQSCRSV; encoded by the coding sequence GTGATTCTCGCCGTCACGGGCGGGAAAGGCGGGGTCGGGAAGTCGACCGTCGCGTACAACCTCGGAGCCGCGCTCGACGCCGTCGTCGTCGACGCCGACCTCGGGATGGCCGACCTCCCCGGCGGCCACGGGCCGGACCTCCACGACGTGCTTGCGGGGCGTGCCGACGCGGTCGAAGCCGTCCGTGAGGGTCCCGTCCGGCTCCTCCCCTGCGGCCGGTCGCTCGCGGGTGCCCGCGCGGCCGACGTGACCGAGTTGGTCGCCGCCGTCCAGGCGGTCGACCGCGAGTACGGCGAGGTCGTCCTCGACTGTCCAGCGGGGATGCGCGCGGACGCGGGCGTTCCGCTCGCCGTCGCCGACGCTGCCGTCGTCGTCGCCTCGCCACGGCCGTTCGCCCTCGCCGACGCGGTGCGGACGCGGGAGTTGGCGCGGGAACTCGACGCGCCGCTGGTCGGTGTGGTAGTCAACCGCGCCGTCGACGAGCCACCCGTCGAGACCATCGCGGAGACGCTCGGCGCGCCCGTGACGACGCTCCCGGCGGACCCGCGGGTGGGCGAGTCGGTGTCCGAGGAGAAGCCTGTCGTCGACGTCGCACCCGACAGTCGTGCGGCGGCCGGAATCAGCGAGTTAGAAGCGGCGGTTCAGTCCTGCAGGTCGGTGTAG
- a CDS encoding DUF7855 family protein, whose translation MLLVVTYSQAARGTLRNVCRTHEETVVRRFGRAALLDETAFGAFLALRLRAKHGGDVQIEATEPWNEFAAVDSEVREAAVAYENRSEPSTPYDKFAAGTDHPDTDSLRDREL comes from the coding sequence GTGCTGCTGGTCGTCACGTACTCGCAGGCCGCCCGCGGAACGCTCCGAAACGTCTGTCGAACACACGAGGAGACCGTCGTCCGTCGGTTCGGCCGGGCCGCCCTCCTCGACGAGACGGCCTTCGGAGCCTTCCTCGCGCTCCGACTGCGGGCCAAACACGGTGGTGACGTACAGATCGAGGCGACGGAACCGTGGAACGAGTTCGCCGCCGTCGACAGCGAGGTTCGGGAGGCGGCCGTCGCCTACGAGAACCGGAGCGAGCCGAGCACGCCCTACGACAAGTTCGCCGCGGGGACCGACCACCCTGACACCGACAGCCTCCGCGACCGCGAGCTATGA
- a CDS encoding transcription initiation factor IIB, which produces MSQARSPNCPECDGRLNAHGDETVCGECGLVVAEDRIDHGPEWRSFADDDTNPERTGAPLTRSRHDRGLSTEIGRSTRLKGRKRRQMARLRKQHNRARISSKRERNQVYAFTEIRRLVSTLSLPEQVRDHACSLVRSAQSEDLVRGRSLEGFAAAAVYAACRVAGVSRTVDEVTEAARADADEQQAAYDALNRELGLPVGPIDPVEYIPRFASKLDVGSDVERGARELAAEATDEGISTGRNPSGVAAACLYTAAQRSETANETLTQKETADVAGVTPVTLRNTYTDLQD; this is translated from the coding sequence ATGAGTCAGGCACGCTCTCCGAACTGTCCCGAATGCGACGGACGACTGAACGCCCACGGCGACGAGACGGTCTGCGGCGAGTGCGGACTCGTCGTCGCCGAGGACCGCATCGACCACGGTCCCGAGTGGCGTTCCTTCGCGGACGACGACACCAACCCCGAACGCACCGGCGCGCCGCTCACCCGCTCGCGCCACGACCGCGGTCTCTCCACCGAGATCGGCCGCTCGACCCGGCTGAAGGGTCGCAAGCGACGGCAGATGGCCAGACTGCGCAAGCAACACAACCGCGCCCGTATCTCCTCGAAGCGCGAGCGCAACCAGGTCTACGCCTTCACCGAGATTCGGCGGCTCGTCAGCACGCTCTCGCTGCCCGAGCAGGTCCGCGACCACGCCTGCTCGCTCGTCCGCTCCGCACAGAGCGAGGACCTCGTGCGCGGCCGCTCGCTGGAGGGCTTCGCCGCTGCCGCGGTCTACGCTGCCTGTCGCGTCGCCGGCGTCTCCCGCACCGTCGACGAGGTGACCGAGGCCGCCCGCGCCGACGCCGACGAGCAACAGGCCGCCTACGACGCGCTCAACCGCGAACTCGGGCTGCCGGTCGGTCCCATCGACCCAGTCGAGTACATCCCGCGGTTCGCCAGCAAGCTCGACGTGGGGTCGGACGTCGAACGCGGGGCCCGCGAACTCGCCGCCGAAGCCACGGACGAGGGCATCTCGACCGGCCGCAACCCGAGCGGCGTCGCCGCGGCGTGTCTCTATACCGCGGCGCAGCGTAGTGAGACGGCGAACGAGACGCTCACCCAGAAAGAGACCGCCGACGTCGCCGGTGTGACGCCGGTGACGCTCCGCAACACCTACACCGACCTGCAGGACTGA